Proteins from a genomic interval of Narcine bancroftii isolate sNarBan1 chromosome 12, sNarBan1.hap1, whole genome shotgun sequence:
- the LOC138747326 gene encoding LOW QUALITY PROTEIN: trichohyalin-like (The sequence of the model RefSeq protein was modified relative to this genomic sequence to represent the inferred CDS: substituted 7 bases at 7 genomic stop codons), with amino-acid sequence MARQTEDRLRERQTEGETDXGRDRLRERQTEGETDXGRDREGGRDREGGRDREGGRDIREGETERERETQRERGGERQTERETDRERDRQRERDRTERDRRRVRLTETERERETQRERQTETQKETERERQSGKDREGETERERQRGRDREGKREGERDGETERERDREXQKGTQRETRTHRETERIWRETVRERGTETERDRDREGQRQRGTETERDRVREGDRDREGDGARERQSKRQSKRERERERGSEKRRETDRELDRQTVRDRQRERQTEGETDRGRDREGGRDREGGRDREGGRDREGGRDREGGRDREGGRDREGERDTEREGGRETDRERETDRERDRQSEIDRDRERERNTERETDRELDRQTGAGDRRERERETDGRGSGRPTGEGDREGAGDREGAGDREGAGDREGSDKEIYRETDRERQKQRETERKTARGREERQRESVRQSKRERQRDRERQRQRGRDREGETERETEGEKEREXQRDRKRDRQRETDRQRETDRERDXQRHREXETQRETERELDTQRVRRDRQGERQTESETERERQTEGETETQRETETQRETETQRETERERQRGRDREGETERERQRGRDREGETERERQRGRDREGETERERQRGRDREGETDRERQTERDRQRERDKERERQRKRERDRETDRGRDXQRQRQREKHRERDRQRSDIERQKETEGETDRGRDRPRARQTEGETDRGRDRPRARQTEGETDRGRDRPRARQTEGETDRGRDRPRARQTEGETDRGRDRPRARQTEGETDRGEVGDIERDSSHFKQPPLLSQMASQPETLTPHWQPAQKGSLYSPHCLLPVS; translated from the exons atggcgagacagacagagg ACAGACTGAGGGAGAGACAGACTGAGGGAGAGACCGACTGAGGGAGAGACAGACTGAGGGAGAGACAGACTGAGGGAGAGACAGactgagggagagacagagagggagggagagacagagagggagggagagacagagagggagggagagacataagggagggagagacagagagggagagagagacacagagagagaggggtggagagagacagacagagagagagacagacagagagagagacagacagagagagagagacaggacagagagagacagacggaGAGTGAGattgacagagacagagagagagagagaaacacagagagagagacagacagagacacaaaaagagacagagagggagagacagagtgggaaagacagagagggagagacagagagggagagacagagagggagagacagagagggaaagagagagggagagagagacggagagacagagagagagagagatagggagtgaCAGAAagggacacagagagagacacgcacacacagagaaacagagaGGATATGGagggagacagtgagagagagagggacagagacagagagggacagagacagagagggacagagacagagagggacagagacagagagggacagagtcagagagggagacagagacagagagggagacggagcgagagagagacagagcaagagacagagcaagagagagagagagcgagagagagggagcgagaaacggagagagacagacagagagctgGATAGACAGACAgtcagagacagacagagggagagacagacagagggagagacagacagagggagagacagagagggagggagagacagagagggagggagagacagagagggagggagagacagagagggagggagagacagagagggagggagagacagagagggagggagagacagagagggagagagagacacagagagagagggggggagagagacagacagagagagagagacagacagagagagagacagacagagtgagattgacagagacagagagagagagagaaacacagagagagagacagacagagagcttGATAGACAGACA ggagcgggagaccgacgggagagggagcgggagaccgacgggagagggagcgggagaccgACGGGAGAGGGAGAccgggagggagcgggagaccgggagggagcgggagaccgggagggagcgggagaccgggaggga agtgaCAAAGAGATTTACAgagagactgacagagagagacagaagcagagagagacagagagaaagacagcgagaggcagagaggagagacagagagagtctgtgagacaGAGCAAGCGAGAGAgacaaagagacagagagagacagagacagagagggagagacagagagggagagacagaaagggagactgagggagaga aggagagagagtgacagagagacagaaagagagacagacaaagagagacagacagacagagagagacagacagagaacgAGAttgacagagacacagagagtgagaaacacagagagagacagaaagagagctGGATACACAGAGAgtca ggagagacagacagggggagagacagacagagagtgagacagaaagggagagacagacagagggagaaacagagacacagagagagacagagacacagagagagacagagacacagagagagacagagagggagagacagagagggagagacagagagggagagacagagagggagagacagagagggagagacagagagggagagacagagagggagagacagagagggagagacagagagggagagacagagagggagagacagagagggagagacagagagggagagacagatagagagagacagacagagagagacagacagagagagagagacaaagagagagagagacagagaaagagagagagagacagagagacagacagagggagagattgacagagacagagacagagagagaaacacagagagagagacagacagaga AGTGACATTGAGAGACAAAAAGAGACAGAGGGCGAGACAGACCGAGGGCGAGACAGACCGAGGGCGAGACAGACCGAGGGCGAGACAGACCGAGGGCGAGACAGACCGAGGGCGAGACAGACCGAGGGCGAGACAGACCGAGGGCGAGACAGACCGAGGGCGAGACAGACCGAGGGCGAGACAGACCGAGGGCGAGACAGACCGAGGGCGAGACAGACCGAGGGCGAGACAGACCGAGGGCGAGACAGACCGAGGGCGAGACAGACCGAGGGCGAGACAGACCGAGG CGAGGTTGGAGACATTGAGAGAGACAGCTCCCATTTCAAGCAGCCGCCATTGCTGAGTCAGATGGCATCGCAACCAGAAACTTTAACCCCTCACTGGCAGCCAGCCCAAAAAGGCTCCCTTTATTCCCCTCATTGCCTCCTGCCAGTCAGCTGA